CAATTGGGGGTACCCAATTTCATCAGCTGTTCTCAATGTGGCAACCGAATCATGCGACACCGGGTATGTCCAAAATGCGGTTTTTATCGTGGAAAAGAGGTTTTTAAACCGGAACAGCTTGATTAATCCGCTCAACTATGATTATAGTTTTGTACTGCGAATGCATTAAATACGGATTGAGGGCGTAGCCAATTTTACCATATAG
Above is a genomic segment from Spirochaetales bacterium containing:
- the rpmF gene encoding 50S ribosomal protein L32 — its product is MAVPKYKTSKARSRRKRSINMQLGVPNFISCSQCGNRIMRHRVCPKCGFYRGKEVFKPEQLD